Proteins found in one Massilia sp. H6 genomic segment:
- a CDS encoding YitT family protein, whose amino-acid sequence MMQGTMPSSGVQANGPASVKPHSMLDDLYGICVGVLFVVMGVLLLQAAGLITGGVAGISLLLSYTTSYSVGMLFMLINLPFFLFGYLFMGARFTIKSLAVSVLVMAMLKLVPYGLVIGHVKPMLAALGGGTFCGMGILALARHGAGVGGTGIVTLWLQKQYGINAGRTQVLIDAVILLAALLLVSPQLVGWSSLSAIAMSSMVMAWHRPGRYFGN is encoded by the coding sequence ATGATGCAGGGAACGATGCCGTCCTCCGGCGTGCAGGCGAACGGCCCGGCCTCTGTCAAGCCGCATTCGATGCTGGACGATCTGTACGGAATCTGCGTGGGCGTGCTGTTTGTCGTCATGGGAGTGCTGCTGTTGCAGGCAGCTGGCTTGATCACGGGCGGCGTGGCGGGTATCTCGCTGCTGCTGTCGTACACCACCAGCTATTCGGTCGGCATGTTGTTCATGCTCATTAATCTGCCGTTCTTCCTGTTCGGCTACCTGTTCATGGGGGCGCGCTTTACCATCAAGTCGCTGGCCGTCAGTGTGCTGGTCATGGCCATGCTCAAGCTCGTGCCATACGGGCTGGTCATCGGGCATGTAAAGCCGATGCTGGCGGCGCTCGGTGGCGGCACCTTTTGCGGCATGGGTATTCTGGCGCTGGCGCGCCATGGCGCCGGCGTCGGCGGCACCGGTATCGTCACACTCTGGCTGCAAAAGCAGTATGGCATCAATGCCGGCCGCACCCAGGTACTGATTGACGCCGTGATCCTGCTGGCGGCGCTGCTGCTGGTCTCGCCGCAACTGGTGGGCTGGTCGTCGCTGAGCGCGATCGCCATGAGCAGCATGGTCATGGCCTGGCACCGTCCGGGTCGCTACTTCGGTAACTGA
- a CDS encoding porin encodes MKMTILACAVLASSAVCASAHAGAIDAGGATVPEPGRAGAAKLPSDAPAIFMLETVDEAAARQQAEAAALTVGRQYNLDFQALNDVGDPFHGGMAGNAIGAAGATLQADDSVSYQGRHNNFMAGSSWGKGDIDGSPSGRAWGMTVGVSAGLFTLRAAHQNRNVAKITRYNQTGITMAAKNSIIAANLRLGWGTAYAAYSANRGWGSSPLFNPDNPYGAGVISTTQSTNSRDVLGGVAVPLGRATTLLASFIRKNDREVANRDARQIAIGATYAVSRRMDFYAAYSHIRQTNGFPNTGMRPGGSGAINVGMRRGF; translated from the coding sequence ATGAAGATGACTATCCTTGCATGTGCCGTGCTCGCATCAAGCGCGGTTTGTGCTTCGGCCCACGCTGGAGCGATTGACGCCGGCGGCGCGACCGTGCCCGAGCCGGGCAGGGCCGGTGCTGCGAAGCTTCCAAGCGACGCGCCGGCGATCTTCATGCTCGAAACCGTGGATGAAGCCGCGGCGCGCCAGCAAGCCGAAGCGGCCGCGCTGACGGTCGGGCGCCAGTACAACCTCGACTTCCAGGCCTTGAACGACGTCGGCGACCCTTTCCATGGCGGCATGGCCGGCAACGCCATCGGTGCCGCTGGCGCTACGCTGCAGGCCGACGACAGCGTCAGCTATCAGGGCCGGCACAACAATTTCATGGCGGGTTCGTCGTGGGGCAAGGGCGACATCGACGGTTCGCCGTCCGGGCGCGCCTGGGGCATGACGGTCGGTGTCAGCGCCGGCCTGTTCACATTGCGCGCCGCGCACCAGAACCGCAACGTGGCCAAGATCACCCGCTATAACCAGACTGGGATCACCATGGCGGCCAAGAACTCGATCATCGCCGCCAACCTGCGGCTCGGCTGGGGCACGGCGTACGCTGCCTACAGCGCCAATCGCGGCTGGGGCAGTTCGCCACTGTTCAATCCGGATAATCCTTATGGCGCTGGGGTCATCTCGACGACCCAGTCGACCAATAGCCGCGACGTGCTGGGCGGGGTGGCGGTGCCGCTCGGGCGTGCCACCACGCTGCTGGCGTCCTTTATCCGCAAGAACGACCGCGAAGTGGCCAACCGCGATGCGCGCCAGATCGCCATCGGCGCCACCTATGCGGTGTCGCGGCGGATGGATTTCTACGCCGCCTATTCGCATATCCGGCAAACCAACGGTTTTCCGAACACTGGCATGCGCCCGGGCGGCAGCGGCGCGATCAACGTCGGGATGCGGCGCGGTTTCTAG
- a CDS encoding sulfate ABC transporter substrate-binding protein, with product MFRRNFLTVLAAAALLVPPLAAAPAFAADLTLLNVSYDPTRELYQDIDAAFARHWKAKTGDSVTIKQSHGGSGKQARAVIDGLPADVVTLALAYDIDAISEKGLIAPNWQGRLAHRSAPYTSTVVFLVRKGNPKNIRDWGDLVKPGVSVITPNPKTSGGARWNHLAAYGYALRQPAGSPASAREFLGKLYKNVPVLDSGARGATTTFVERGIGDVLLAWENEALLALRALGADKFHIVAPSLSILAEPPVALVDKTVDKRGTRQLAQAYLDFLYSDQGQHIIARNYYRPVMHGQAQKPASQFPNIKLFPITELGGWRQAQKLHFADGGLFDQIYAPGK from the coding sequence ATGTTTCGAAGAAATTTTTTGACCGTACTAGCCGCAGCTGCGCTGCTGGTTCCACCCCTGGCAGCTGCGCCGGCGTTTGCGGCAGACCTCACGCTGCTGAACGTGTCCTACGATCCGACCCGTGAACTGTATCAGGACATCGATGCCGCATTTGCCCGCCACTGGAAAGCCAAGACCGGCGACAGCGTCACGATTAAACAGTCGCACGGCGGCTCCGGCAAGCAGGCGCGCGCAGTCATCGACGGCCTGCCGGCCGATGTGGTCACGTTAGCGCTTGCCTACGACATCGATGCCATCAGCGAAAAGGGGCTAATCGCGCCGAACTGGCAGGGGCGTCTGGCGCACCGCAGCGCGCCTTACACCTCGACCGTTGTTTTCCTGGTCCGCAAGGGCAACCCGAAAAATATCCGTGACTGGGGCGACCTGGTCAAGCCAGGTGTATCTGTCATTACGCCCAACCCGAAAACCTCTGGCGGCGCGCGCTGGAACCATCTGGCGGCATATGGCTACGCCCTGCGCCAGCCAGCTGGCTCGCCAGCGAGTGCCCGGGAGTTCCTTGGCAAGCTGTACAAGAATGTTCCGGTGCTCGATTCGGGCGCGCGCGGCGCCACCACTACCTTCGTCGAACGCGGCATCGGCGACGTTTTGCTGGCCTGGGAGAATGAAGCCCTGCTCGCCCTGCGCGCGCTGGGAGCGGACAAGTTTCACATCGTCGCGCCTTCGCTGAGCATCCTGGCCGAGCCCCCAGTCGCCCTCGTCGACAAAACGGTCGACAAGCGCGGAACTCGCCAGCTGGCGCAGGCCTATCTTGACTTTCTGTACAGCGACCAGGGCCAGCATATCATCGCCAGAAACTACTACCGCCCCGTGATGCATGGGCAGGCACAGAAACCTGCGTCGCAGTTCCCGAATATAAAGCTATTCCCAATCACCGAACTCGGCGGTTGGCGGCAGGCACAGAAGCTGCACTTCGCCGATGGCGGCTTGTTCGATCAGATCTACGCACCCGGAAAGTAA